CTTGAGCGCGAGCGAGCTGCCGTAGCCGAGTGCCGACGCCTCGATCAGCATGCTCGCCGTCTCGATCTCGTCGTCGCGGAAGAGCACGCCGCTCGCCAGGAATCCGCCCGTCAGCGCGAGGAAGCCCGGGCCGTTGCCGAGGAAGCGCACGTCGTCGCCGAAGTTGCGGAAGCCGCGGCTCCCCTGCGCGGCGTCGCGGATCTCGTCGTCGGCGAGGAACACGAGGCCCGTCGCGGCGCCCGCGACGCCGAGCAGCACGAGCCACTCGCGCGCGCGCCAGTCGAGCGGCGACGCGACGAGCGCGGCGCCGTCCGACAGCGTGGCGTTGAGCAGGCCGTAGGACTCGTTCGCCGTGCGGCGGAGCGTGCGGCGCAGCACGCCGTCGGTCGGCGCGTAGTCGAGCCGCACGTCGGGGAGCAGGAGCCCGTCGTCGTCGTCGTCGTCGGCGGCGGCGGCGCGCGCCGCCGACGACGCGTCGGACGCGTCCGACGCGCGCGCGGCCGCGGGCGCGGCCGACGCGACGAGCACGGCGAGGGCGGTCGCGACGCCCCGCCGCGCACCGGCCCGCCGCAGGCGCGAGGTCACGCGGCCGGCGTCGCGAGCTTCCCGCCCGCGGCCATCCAGCGCTTCATCACCTCTTCCGCCTCGCGCGGGTTGTACAGATCCTCCTGGTAGGACCACAGCCCGTCGCCCGCGTACTCGAGGATCGTGACGCAGCCGAAGCGGTAGTCGTCGCCGCGGTCGTTCGGGTCGGGCAGCACCTGCCACGGGTAGTAGACGACGCGCGAGCCTTCGATCACGTGCCAGCCGACCGGGAACTCCATCATCGGGACGGGCTTCATCACGTCGACGATCGCCTTGCGGATCGCCTCGCGCCCGACGAACGTGCCGAGGTGGTGCTCGACCCAGCGGCCGTCGATACTGTGCAGGTCGGCCCAGGCGTTCCAGTCGCCGCTGTCGCCGACGGCGACGAAGTTGCGCCACGCCTCCTCGACTTCACCGCGCGAGAACTTCGACATCGCTCGTCCTCCCGATCAGCTCAGCGTCGCGCCGTCGACGCGCACGTGTTCGCCGTTGATGTGCGCCGCGTCGTCGGACGCGAGGAACGCGATCACGCTCGCGCAGGTCTCGGGCGGGCGCGCTTCGTCGAGCGGCGAGATGCGCGCCATCAGCGAGAAGTCGGCGTCCTTGGGAATGCGCACGTTGCGGATCGGCGTGAGGATCCCGCCCGGACAGATGGCGTTCACGCGCAGGCCCTTCTTCCCGTATTCGATGGCCAGCGTCGTCGTCATCGCGAGGAGGCCGCCCTTCGACGCGGCGTAGGCGAGCATGTACGGGTGGCCCGCCAGCGCGGCCGTCGACGAGACGTTGACGATGTTGCCGCGCGCTTCGAGCAGCGCGGGCAGCGCGGCCTGCGTGGCGACGAAGGCACCCGTCAGGTTGACGGCGAGGATGCGATGCCACTCCTCGAGCGGGAGCTCGTGGCTGTGGTGCGCGTGCAGCACGCCGGCGACGTTGCACAGCACGTCGAGCCGGCCGAGCCGCGCGATGGCCTCGCCGACGGCGGCGCGCGCACCGGCCGCGTCCGCGAGGTCGACGACGCGCGTCCACACCGCGGCGCCGCGCGCCTCGCACTCCTTCGCTGCGCTCTCGAGCCCGGCGCCGCTCACGTCGAGGAGCGCGAGCGACGCGCCCTCGTCGGCGAGCCGGAGCGCCGTCGCGAGCCCGATGCCCGACGCGGCTCCCGTCACGATCACGGCCTTGTCCTCGAAGCGTCGCATCGCCTGCATCGCGGGCCCTCGTCCTGCGCGCGCTCGCGCGTGTAGTCTGCGCATCCTAGACCGCGCGCGCCGCGCGCGCTGCGACGAAGGGAGTGGAAGGATGGCCGGGCCGCTGCACGGGCTCAAGCTGATCGAGATCGTCGGCATCGGGCCGGCGCCGTTCGCGTCGATGCTGCTCGCCGATCTCGGCGCCGAGGTGCTGCGTGTCGATCGCGCGAAGGGCACGGCGTTCCTGCGTGGCGACGGGTCGCCGTTCGACTTCCTCGGCCGCAACCGCCGGAGCGTCGCCGTCGACCTCAAGCATCCGAAGGGCGTCGAGACGGTGCTGCGGCTCGTCGACGGCGCGGACGGCCTCGTCGAAGGCTTCCGCCCGGGCGTCGCCGAGCGGCTCGGCATCGGGCCCGACGTCTGCCTCGCGCGCAATCCGCGCCTCGTGTACGGACGCATGACGGGCTGGGGGCAGACGGGCCCCTGGGCGAACGCGGTCGGCCACGACCTCAACTACATCGCGCTCACCGGGGCGCTCCACGCGATCGGCACGGCGGGCGGGCCGCCCGTGCCGCCGCTCAACCTCGTCGGCGACTTCGGCGGCGGCGGCCTGTGGCTCGCGTACGGCATGTGCGCGGCCTTCGTCGAGCGCGCCACGTCGGGGAAGGGGCAGGTGGTCGACGCGGCGATGATCGACGGAGCGACGACGCTCATGGCCTCGATCCACGGCGCCGCGCAGACGGGCTTCTGGAGCGAGGAGCGCGGCACCAACATGCTCGACGGCGGCTCGCACTTCTACAACGTCTACGCGACGAAGGACGGGAAGTGGATGTCCATCGGCTCGATCGAGCCGCAGTTCTACGCGGAGCTGCTGCGCTGCCTCGGGCTCGAGGGCGAGGAGCTGCCCGCGCAGATGGACGCCGCCGCGTGGCCGGCGATGAAGGAGCGCTTCGCGGCGATCTTCCGCACGCGCACGCGCGACGAGTGGTGCGCGGTGTTCGAGGGGCGCGAGGTGTGCGCGGCGCCCGTGCTCGCGATGCGCGAGGCGCCCGCGCACCCGCACAACGCGGCGCGCGGCACGTTCGTCGAGTTCCACGGCGCGCAGGCGCCGGCGCCCGGCCCGCGCTTCAGCCGCACGCCGGGCGAGCTGCGCACGATCTCGTGCGCGCCGGGCGCGCACACGGACGAGGCGCTCGCCGCGTGGGGGTTCGGCCGGGACGAGATCGACGCGCTCCGAGAGGCGGGCGCCGTCGGCTGAGCGGGCGGCGCTCGCGACGAGCGACGCTAGGCGAGCGGTGTGAACTTGCGCAGCTTGCGCTGCAGGCTCTGCCGGTGGAGGCCGAGACGCCGCGCCGCCTGGCTGATGTTGCCGCCGCACTGCGCGAGCACCCACTCGATGTACTCGCGCTCGTGGCGGTCGAGGCTCTGGAACTGGTCGGGGATCTCGGCCGCGTCCTCGTCGTCGGACAGGAGCGCGCGCTCGAGCTCCTCGATCTCGACCGGCTTCGTCAGGTACTGCGTCGCGCCGCGCTTCGTCGCCGCGACGGCGGTCGCGATGCTCCCGTAGCCCGTCAGCATCACGATGCGCGCGTGCGGCGAGTGCTCCTTGATCGTCGCCACGGCGTCGAGCCCCGAGTCGCTGCGCAGGCGCAGGTCGACGACGGCATAGCCGACGCCCGACACGTCGAGGCGGGCGAGCTCCTCGAGGCTCGCGGCGCGCGAGACGGCGTAGCCGCGGTCGTGGAACTCGGCGGCGAGCGTCTCGGCGAAGCGGTCGTCGTCCTCGACGAGCAGTACGTGCGGCGCGTCGTCGCTCACGTCGCGACCTCGGCGGCCTCGACGCCGGGAGCCGCGGCGACGGGCGCGCTCGGCTCGGCGGCGGGCAGCGTGATGCGCGCGATGGCGCCGCCCGAGCTGCGGTCCTCGAGGACGAGCTCGGCGCCGAGCGCCTGCGCGAGCGTGTGGACGTAGTAGAGGCCGAGGCCGACGCCGTGCGGCTTCGTCGTGACGAAGGGCTCGCCGAGGTGGCGGCGCACGACGTCGGGCCAGCCGGCGCCGCGATCGAGCACGGAGACCTCGACCGTGTTGCCGCGCCGCCCGACGACCACCTCGACGCCGCCGTCCGCACCGCCCGCCTGCACGGCGTTGTCGATCAGGTTGAGCACGGCCTGCGAGAACGCGACGGCCGGGACGAGCGCGCGCCGCGGCGAGCGGCCGGTCGCGAGGAAGCGCACCGACGCGCCCTCGTTCGCGCCCGCGAAGCTGCGGCACACGCGCTCGACGAGGCGGTCGATGTCGATCTCGTCGAGCGAGAGCCCCTCGGGCCGCAGCTGCGAGCCCGCCATGTGCCGCAGCACTTCGCCGCAGCGCTCGAGCGCCTCGGTGGCGGTCGCGAGGTCGGCGTCGCCCTCGAGGCCGTGCACGCGCGCGAGGCGCCGCAGCTTCACCTGTGCGGTGTTGAGCGGCGTCGCGAACTCGTGCGACAGGCCGGCGGCGAGCGCGCCGACGGCGCGCAGCCGGTCGATGCGCGTCTTGCGTTCGCGGAAGGCCGAGAAGCGCCCCTGCATGGCGGAGAGCGTGCGCGAGAGCCACGCCGTGAGGATCCAGAACACGACCGCGAACAGCATCTGTGCGGGCAGCAGGATCTCGCCGGGAACGAGCCGCCCGCGCAGGCCCGCCGGGATGAACGCGAAGCCCTGGATGAAGAGCAGACAGCCGATCAGCAGCCCGAAGAAGTAGAGGCTCGTGCGACCCTCGAGCAGCAGCGAGCCGAGCACCGCGTGCACGAACAGGATGGGAGCGAGCGGGTTCCACGCGCCGCCCGTCAGCGCGAGCAGGAGCGACAGCGCGGCCGCGTCGATCGCGAGCTGGAACATCACGTGGGGCTGCGTCGCGCTGCCGCCGCGGCGCAGCCATCCCCACGTCGTCACGTTGAGCGTCGCGAGCACGCCGATCACGGCGACGAAGGCCGGAAGCTTGGCGGGCTCGAGCAGGCCGAAGTGCAGCGCGGGCTGGATCGTGCCGACCTGCGCGAGCAGCGCGATCCAGCGCAGACGCACGAGCCAGGCGAGCTTCTGCGTCCCCTGGTCGAGGTCGGCCGAGATCGGCGGCGCGAAGAAGGAGCGGACGGCGTCGAGCACGGCGCACAGGCTAGCGCGCCCCGGGAACGCACCGGCGCGCGCGCCGGAGCCTGTTCCGGCGCCCCGGTTGCCCGCGTCGCGCGCCTTCGGTACTCGACGCCGGCACCATGGCGATGCGAGGCGGAGCGGGGAGCGAGCGCGCGACGCGAGCGCGCCGCGCGCTCGCATCCGCGCCGCTCGCGGCGGCGGTGGCCGCACTCGCCTGCGCGGCCTCGCCGCAACCGGCGCCGCCCCGCGCGACGGAGGTCGCCACGCCCTTCCACGTCATCGGTCACCGCGGCGCCGCCGCCTACGCTCCCGAGAACACGCGCGCGGGCGTCGCGGCCGCGCGCGCGCTCGGCGCGCCCGCCGTCGAGCTCGACGTGCAGCGGAGTCGCGACGGCGCGCTCGTGCTCTTCCACGACGCGACGCTCGACGCGAAGACGCCGCTTCGCGGACGCGTCGCCGAGCACGATCTCGCCGCACTGCTCGCCGCGGACATCGGCACCTGGTTCGACGCGACGCATCCCGACGCGCCGCGCCGCCACGCGGGCGAGCCGCTCGCCGCGCTCGGCGACGTGCTCGACGCGAACGGCCGCGCGCTCGCCTATCACCTCGAGATCAAGAGCGACGACCCGGCGATCCCCGCCGAGCTCGTCGCCGCGGTGCGCGCGCGCGGGCTCGCGGACGTCGTCACCGTCACGTCGTTCGATCGCGCGCAGCTCGACCGCGTGCGCGCGATCGCGCCCGAGGCCCCGCTCTGCTGGCTCGTGCGCGACGACGGGACGAACCTGCCCGGCGCGAGCGAGCGCGAGCGGCGCGCGCTGCTCGCCGACCAGCGCGCGCGCGTCGACGAGGCGGCCGCGAGCGGCTTCGCGCAGGTCGGGCTGCGCGCCGGCGCGCTCTCGCGCGAGATCGTCGACTACGCGCGCGTCGAGCGCGGGCTCGAGGTGCGGGCCTGGGGCGTGCGCTCGACGGCCGACATGGAGCACGCGATCGCCGTCGGAGCGAACGGCATGACGATCGACTGGCCCGATCGCCTGCTCGCGCGGCTGCGCGAGCTCGGCGTGGACGCGCGCGCGGGCGCGCTCACGGAGGATGCGCGATGAAGCTCGACCGGGTGAGGCGGCGCCTCGAGCGCGCGTGGAACTGCGGGCTCACGACCGTGGGGCGCCGCAGCGGCGCGCCGCGCCGCGTCACGATCTGGTTCGCGCTCGACGGCGACGACGTCGTGCTGACCGGCGGGCCGGAGGGACCGCACTGGGTGCGCAACCTCGCCGCGCGCTCCGACGCGGTGCTCGAGATCGCGGGCGTGCGGCTCGTCGGGCGCGCGCGCGTCGTCGACGACGCGGCAGAGCAGGAGGCGATCCGCGATCGGTTCGTGCGCCGCTATCTCGGCGCGCGCCTCTCGAAGCTCTTCGGGGGCTACACGCGCTCGACGTGCGTGCGCGTCGCGATCGACCGCGTCGAGGACGCGCGCGCCTAGCACCCGCGGCGCGAGCACGCTCCGCGCAGCGAGTTCCGCGCGAGCGCCGGGCGTGCGCGCGCGCGCTACGCTGCGCGCCCGTGCCGCTCCGCCGCCCCGACCCCGCCGCCGAGACGTCCGAGCCCTTCCGGATCCTTCCCGCCGTCGGGCCCGAGAACGAGCACTTCTGGCGCGGCGGCGCCGACGGCCGTCTGCACCTGCTGCGCTGCGAAGCGTGTCGCGCCTTCGTGCACCCGCCGGCGCCCGTGTGCGGCGCATGCCTCGGGCGCGCGCTCGCGGTCGAGGCGGTCTCGGGGCGCGCGCACCTGCTCACCTACACGGTGAACCACCATCCGTGGATCCCGGGCTTCGAGCCGCCCTACGTGGTCGCGATCGTCGAGCTCGTCGAGCAGACGGGGCTGCGGCTCACGACGAACCTCGTCGGCGTCGAGCCGGCCGACGTGCGCATCGGCATGGCGCTGCGCGTCGTGTTCGAGCGGCGCGCGGGCGACGTGTACCTGCCGCTCTTCGAGCCCGACGAAGCTCCGGACGCCACCGCTCGCGCGGAGGCGCGCGGCTGACGTGGAGAAGCTCGAGTCGCGCGCGGTGATCAGCGGCATCGGCCAGTCGGACGTCGGCCGCCGTCTCGATCGCGACCCGCTCGCGCTCACGGCCGACGCGTGCCTCGCGGCGATCGAGGACGCGGGTCTGCGGCGCGAGGACATCGACGGCCTGTCGACCTATCCGGGAATGATGACCGCGGGCGGGCCGGGCTTCTCGGGCGCGGGCGTCACCGAGGTGCAGGACATGCTGCGCCTGCGCCTCTCGTGGTTCAACGGCGGGCCCGAGCAGCCCGGGCAGCTCGGCAGCGTGATCGATGCGGCCGCGGCCGTCGCGACCGGGCTCGCGCGGCACGTGCTGTGCTTCCGCACGGTGTGGGAGTCGACGGCGCAGGGAGCGGGCCGGCGCGCGGGCATCGGCGCGAGCGGGGGCGGCGGCTTCCGCGCGTCGGGCGCGCTGCAGTGGACGCTCCCGTTCGGCGCCGCATCCGCGGCGTGCTGGATCGCGATGTTCGCGCAGCGTCACTTCCACGAGTACGGCACGACGCGCGAGCAGCTCGCGCAGATCGCGCTCAACGCGCGCCGCAACGCCGCGCGCAACCCGAAGGCGATCTTCCGCGAGCCGCTCACGCTCGAGGACTATCTCGGCGCGCGCATGATCAGCGAGCCGTTCGGCCTCTACGACTGCGACGTCCCGTGCGACGGCGCGACGGCAGTCGTCGTGTCGCACGTCGAGACGGAGCGCGACCTGCGCAAGCCGGCGCTCGGGATCGAATCCGTCGGCTGTGCGCTGCGCGGGCGGCCGTCGTGGGACCAGTTCGACGACCTGACGACCATGGCGACGCGCGACGCGGCCGCGATGCTGTGGGAGCGCACCGACCTGCGGCCCTCCGACGTCGACGTCGCCGAGTGCTACGACGGCTTCAGCTTCATCGCGCTCTCGTGGCTCGAGGAGCTCGGGTTCTGCGGGCGCGGCGAGGGCGGTGCGTTCGTCGAGGGTGGCGCGCGGATCGCGCTCGACGGGGAGATCCCGCTCAACACGCACGGCGGCCAGCTCTCGGCCGGGCGCCTGCACGGCTACGGCTTCCTGCACGAGGCGTGCGTGCAGCTGTGGGGCGAGGGCGGAGAGCGCCAGGTGCCGGGCGATCCGCGCATCGCGGTCGCGGCCGCGGGCGGCGGCCCGCTCGGCGGAGCGCTGCTGCTCGCCCGACGTTAGGCGCGACGCGGGTCGGCCGTCGCCCCGCTCACGACAGCACGAGCTCGAAGCCGTCCTTGCCCATGCGGCGCGGGAGGTGCAGCTCGAAGAGCGCGCCGCAGCCCGTGCCCCGGAGCGCCGCGTCCACCTTCGCGCGCTCGGCCTTCGCGAGCGCGCGGTAGGCGTCGATCGGGCGCTGCGCCATGTAGAGCGTGTAGGCCTGCACGGCGCGCTCGGTCGTGCGGCCGCGGAGCGTCGACTCGACGCGGCCGACGATGCGCGGCGGCGCGCCGCCGTCGGGCAGCTCCTTCTTCGCGAACGCCTCGATCGCCGCGACGCCGTCGGCCACCCACGGCACGGCGTCGTGGCCGATCAGCTCGAGCACCGGGCGCAGCGTCTTCGGGAGCGCGTCGCGCGCGCACCACTTGCCCGCGTCGCCGGGCACCGGGTGGTTCATGCGCTCGACCCAGTTCGCGACGCGGTGGTACTCGCGCACGATGCGCCCGGGCACCGCATCGAGGTAGAGGTGCGCGTACATCGGGCCCATCAGCGCGCAGTCGGCGAGCGACGGGCGGTCGCCGAGCAGGTAGCGATGCTCGCCGAAGTGGTTCTCGAGCGCGGTGAGCAGGTCGTCGAGGTGCGTCTCGATCGGCACGATCGTCGCGTCGCTGACGCCGAGGAACGGGAGCGACCCCTTCATCGTGTCGGCGAACGCGTCCGCGCGCGCGGCGTCGTCCTGGATGGCCGCGAAGTCGCCGCGCGCCTTGAGCTCGCTCTCCTCGAAGTTCCAGCGGTAGTGCATCGCCGGCAGCACGAGGAACTCGTCGGCGTAGAGCTCGAAGAGGAAGGACACGACGCGCTGCACGGGCGTCGTCGGATAGAGCGGCGGCTGCGGGTGCGCGGCTTCGAGGCGGTCGAGGATGTCGCTCGTGTCCTGCCACGTATCGTCGTCGGGCGTCACGACGACGGGAATGAAATGGAGCCCGGTGCGCTTCCGGATGTCGGCGAAGTCGGGGAGCACCTCGGCGTAGCGGATGCCCTTGTAGCGGAGCGCGGGCCTCACCTTGCCCGAGAAGTACGAGATGTCGGCCGCGTGGAAGAGATAGGGTCGCTCGCTCACCGTCCTGTACCTCCGCTCGAGCCGTGGGCGAGCTCGAGCCACGTCGCGTCGTCCTCGACGTCGCGTGCGATCACGTCGACGTCCTCGCGCAGGCCGTCGAGGTAGGCGCGGAGCGCGTCGTCGCCGCGCCGCCGCCGCCACTCCGCGCGCACCTGCTCCTCGATCTCGTCGAAGGGCGGCACGTGCGCGTCCTCGCGCTCGACGAGCACGAGAACGTGCACGCCCGTGCCCGAGCGCACCGGCGCGCTCACTCCGCCCGGCGCGAGCTCCATCGCCGCGCGCAGCGCCGTCGGGCCGACGTACTCGCGGAGCTTGAGCGGCGGCAGGAGCACGTCGGGGAGCGGCGAGATCTCGGCATCGCCGAGCTCGTCGCGCACGCGCTCGAAGGGCTCGCCGGCCGCGAGGCGCTCGGCGGCGCGCGCGGCGCGCGCGTCCGGGCTCGCCCCGTCGTCCGCGCTCGCGCCGCCGGGCCCGGTCGCCGCGCCGCGGCGGAAGAAGACCTGGCGCACGTGCAGCCGCCCGGCCGACGCGAAGAACTCGCGATTCGCCTCGTAGAAGCGCTCGAGCTCGCGGGCGGTCGCGTCGTGCTCCTCCGCGTCGTCGACGATCGACTGGATCATCGAGGTCGTGAGGTCCGCCCGCACGCGGCGGTCGACGTCGACGAGGCCGAGCTCGACGGCGCGCTGCACGAGCAGCTCCTCGTCGATCATGCGGTCGAGCACGTGGCGGCGCAGCGCGCCGTCGACGGGCTCGCGCCGGTCGCTCTCGAGCCCGGCCACGAGCCGCTGGTACTCCTCGGTGCGGATCACCGCGTCGCCGACGCGCGCGACCGCGCCGGGCGGGAGGTCGCCCGCATCGGGGCGCTCGCCCACGATGCTGGCCGCGGCGAGCGCGAGCCCCGCGGTGGCCCCGAGAGCGAGCCAGCGCCGGGCTCGGCGATCGGCGGGCGTGTCCTCGGGCGCGTTGCTCAAGCGGGGCCTCGCGGTGGGCGGCGGAGGGTATCCCTTCGCTGCCGCGCGAACACCGCGCCCGCGGCGCGGCGGCGGGCCGCAGCGTCGCCCGCGGCGTGAGCGGAGTCACCGCGCGCGCGCGCAGGACGCGGAATGCTGCCGCGCGGTCGACGCAGCGGCGATCGGAAGCCGGGGAGGGCTGCGTGCGCAGCGAGCGATCCGACGGAGCAGGGCAGCGGGGCCTCCGCGCGCGAAGCGCGGCAGGGAAGTGGGCCGCTGCGGGCGCACTGGCGCTCGCGTCCGTCGTCGTCGCCGCCCCCATCGCGCGCGCGGACGCGGGTGAGTTCGGTGCCGAGGAGGAGGCCGGGGTCGAGGGCGCCGACGTCGGCGCCCACGGCGAGACGGGCTCCGCCGAGGCGCTTCCGCCCAGCATCCCCGACGAGAGCGGCGCCGAGGGCGACGAGGACGGGGAGTAGGCCTCGTCCTCGGACCGCCGGGCGCGTCGACCGCTGCGGTCGCCGCCCCGCGGCGAGCGAGGAGCGCGCGCCGGGAACCGGCACCCCGGCGCGGTGGCCGAGCGGAGCGGACTGCGGACGCGACGCCCGGCTCAGGGCTTCTTGCACGCGGGGCGGCGGCCCGCAGCGCGCGCCTGCTCGTAGAGCGGCATCGCGGTCGCGAGGCGCTTCTGCAGGTCGGCGATGCGCGTGCCGTGCGAGGGGTGCGTCGACAGGAACTCCGGCGGTGCGCCCTGGCTCGCGGCCGCCATGTTCTCCCACAGCTTCGGCGCCTCGCGCGGGTCGAACCCGGCGCGCGCCATGAGGTCGAGTCCGAGCACGTCCGCCTCGGATTCGTGCGCGCGGCTGTACGGGAGGATGCCCACCACCTGGATGCCGGCGCCGAGCACCTGCTGCGTCGCGTCCTTCGTCTCGGCCGACTTCCCGCCCGCGAGCACCTCGGTCCCGATCAGCACCGCCGTGCCGGCCGCGATGTTGCCCGAGGCGCGCTCGTTCGCGTGGCGCTCGAGCACGTGCGCGATCTCGTGCCCGATCACCGCCGCGAGCTGGTGCTGGTTGGCGGCGACGTCGAGCAGCCCGGTGTAGACGCCGATCTTCGCGCCCGGGAGTGCGAACGCGTTCGCGGCCTCGTTCTCGAAGAGCGTCACGTCCCAGCGCACGGGCGCGCTCGACGGCAGCACGGCCGTCACGGCGTTCGACACGCAGAGCACGTAGTTCGTCTTCGCCGCGTCCTTCGAGATGGGGAGCTCGGCGCGCATCTGGTCGTAGGCGGCGTTGGCCTGCATCTCGAGCTCGGCGTCCGAGACGAGGATCAGCTGGTGACGGCCGGTCGACGAGGTCTCACAGGCGAGGGCGCTCGCGAGGGCGAGGCAGGTGGCGAGCGCGGACGTCGTGGGGCGCATGCGGATTCCTCCAGTCCGGGTCGGGCCGCGCGGACATCGGGCCGGCGTCCGCGGG
This Myxococcota bacterium DNA region includes the following protein-coding sequences:
- a CDS encoding phosphatase PAP2 family protein, whose protein sequence is MTSRLRRAGARRGVATALAVLVASAAPAAARASDASDASSAARAAAADDDDDDGLLLPDVRLDYAPTDGVLRRTLRRTANESYGLLNATLSDGAALVASPLDWRAREWLVLLGVAGAATGLVFLADDEIRDAAQGSRGFRNFGDDVRFLGNGPGFLALTGGFLASGVLFRDDEIETASMLIEASALGYGSSLALKWTAGRERPGPLVDAREFHPFSGDFSMPSGEATHAFALATIVSQRYRHWPVWVLSYGAATTVALGRISSDGHWASDVLVGAAIGTFVGRTVARLHAERAERAAERERLGLAPARDEPTWSLAASRRGVLWTVRF
- a CDS encoding nuclear transport factor 2 family protein, encoding MSKFSRGEVEEAWRNFVAVGDSGDWNAWADLHSIDGRWVEHHLGTFVGREAIRKAIVDVMKPVPMMEFPVGWHVIEGSRVVYYPWQVLPDPNDRGDDYRFGCVTILEYAGDGLWSYQEDLYNPREAEEVMKRWMAAGGKLATPAA
- a CDS encoding SDR family oxidoreductase; the encoded protein is MQAMRRFEDKAVIVTGAASGIGLATALRLADEGASLALLDVSGAGLESAAKECEARGAAVWTRVVDLADAAGARAAVGEAIARLGRLDVLCNVAGVLHAHHSHELPLEEWHRILAVNLTGAFVATQAALPALLEARGNIVNVSSTAALAGHPYMLAYAASKGGLLAMTTTLAIEYGKKGLRVNAICPGGILTPIRNVRIPKDADFSLMARISPLDEARPPETCASVIAFLASDDAAHINGEHVRVDGATLS
- a CDS encoding CaiB/BaiF CoA-transferase family protein; this encodes MAGPLHGLKLIEIVGIGPAPFASMLLADLGAEVLRVDRAKGTAFLRGDGSPFDFLGRNRRSVAVDLKHPKGVETVLRLVDGADGLVEGFRPGVAERLGIGPDVCLARNPRLVYGRMTGWGQTGPWANAVGHDLNYIALTGALHAIGTAGGPPVPPLNLVGDFGGGGLWLAYGMCAAFVERATSGKGQVVDAAMIDGATTLMASIHGAAQTGFWSEERGTNMLDGGSHFYNVYATKDGKWMSIGSIEPQFYAELLRCLGLEGEELPAQMDAAAWPAMKERFAAIFRTRTRDEWCAVFEGREVCAAPVLAMREAPAHPHNAARGTFVEFHGAQAPAPGPRFSRTPGELRTISCAPGAHTDEALAAWGFGRDEIDALREAGAVG
- a CDS encoding response regulator encodes the protein MSDDAPHVLLVEDDDRFAETLAAEFHDRGYAVSRAASLEELARLDVSGVGYAVVDLRLRSDSGLDAVATIKEHSPHARIVMLTGYGSIATAVAATKRGATQYLTKPVEIEELERALLSDDEDAAEIPDQFQSLDRHEREYIEWVLAQCGGNISQAARRLGLHRQSLQRKLRKFTPLA
- a CDS encoding HAMP domain-containing sensor histidine kinase, yielding MLDAVRSFFAPPISADLDQGTQKLAWLVRLRWIALLAQVGTIQPALHFGLLEPAKLPAFVAVIGVLATLNVTTWGWLRRGGSATQPHVMFQLAIDAAALSLLLALTGGAWNPLAPILFVHAVLGSLLLEGRTSLYFFGLLIGCLLFIQGFAFIPAGLRGRLVPGEILLPAQMLFAVVFWILTAWLSRTLSAMQGRFSAFRERKTRIDRLRAVGALAAGLSHEFATPLNTAQVKLRRLARVHGLEGDADLATATEALERCGEVLRHMAGSQLRPEGLSLDEIDIDRLVERVCRSFAGANEGASVRFLATGRSPRRALVPAVAFSQAVLNLIDNAVQAGGADGGVEVVVGRRGNTVEVSVLDRGAGWPDVVRRHLGEPFVTTKPHGVGLGLYYVHTLAQALGAELVLEDRSSGGAIARITLPAAEPSAPVAAAPGVEAAEVAT
- a CDS encoding glycerophosphodiester phosphodiesterase family protein; the encoded protein is MAMRGGAGSERATRARRALASAPLAAAVAALACAASPQPAPPRATEVATPFHVIGHRGAAAYAPENTRAGVAAARALGAPAVELDVQRSRDGALVLFHDATLDAKTPLRGRVAEHDLAALLAADIGTWFDATHPDAPRRHAGEPLAALGDVLDANGRALAYHLEIKSDDPAIPAELVAAVRARGLADVVTVTSFDRAQLDRVRAIAPEAPLCWLVRDDGTNLPGASERERRALLADQRARVDEAAASGFAQVGLRAGALSREIVDYARVERGLEVRAWGVRSTADMEHAIAVGANGMTIDWPDRLLARLRELGVDARAGALTEDAR
- a CDS encoding nitroreductase family deazaflavin-dependent oxidoreductase, with product MKLDRVRRRLERAWNCGLTTVGRRSGAPRRVTIWFALDGDDVVLTGGPEGPHWVRNLAARSDAVLEIAGVRLVGRARVVDDAAEQEAIRDRFVRRYLGARLSKLFGGYTRSTCVRVAIDRVEDARA
- a CDS encoding OB-fold domain-containing protein codes for the protein MPLRRPDPAAETSEPFRILPAVGPENEHFWRGGADGRLHLLRCEACRAFVHPPAPVCGACLGRALAVEAVSGRAHLLTYTVNHHPWIPGFEPPYVVAIVELVEQTGLRLTTNLVGVEPADVRIGMALRVVFERRAGDVYLPLFEPDEAPDATARAEARG
- a CDS encoding thiolase family protein encodes the protein MEKLESRAVISGIGQSDVGRRLDRDPLALTADACLAAIEDAGLRREDIDGLSTYPGMMTAGGPGFSGAGVTEVQDMLRLRLSWFNGGPEQPGQLGSVIDAAAAVATGLARHVLCFRTVWESTAQGAGRRAGIGASGGGGFRASGALQWTLPFGAASAACWIAMFAQRHFHEYGTTREQLAQIALNARRNAARNPKAIFREPLTLEDYLGARMISEPFGLYDCDVPCDGATAVVVSHVETERDLRKPALGIESVGCALRGRPSWDQFDDLTTMATRDAAAMLWERTDLRPSDVDVAECYDGFSFIALSWLEELGFCGRGEGGAFVEGGARIALDGEIPLNTHGGQLSAGRLHGYGFLHEACVQLWGEGGERQVPGDPRIAVAAAGGGPLGGALLLARR
- a CDS encoding glutathione S-transferase family protein yields the protein MSERPYLFHAADISYFSGKVRPALRYKGIRYAEVLPDFADIRKRTGLHFIPVVVTPDDDTWQDTSDILDRLEAAHPQPPLYPTTPVQRVVSFLFELYADEFLVLPAMHYRWNFEESELKARGDFAAIQDDAARADAFADTMKGSLPFLGVSDATIVPIETHLDDLLTALENHFGEHRYLLGDRPSLADCALMGPMYAHLYLDAVPGRIVREYHRVANWVERMNHPVPGDAGKWCARDALPKTLRPVLELIGHDAVPWVADGVAAIEAFAKKELPDGGAPPRIVGRVESTLRGRTTERAVQAYTLYMAQRPIDAYRALAKAERAKVDAALRGTGCGALFELHLPRRMGKDGFELVLS
- a CDS encoding peptidylprolyl isomerase, producing MSNAPEDTPADRRARRWLALGATAGLALAAASIVGERPDAGDLPPGAVARVGDAVIRTEEYQRLVAGLESDRREPVDGALRRHVLDRMIDEELLVQRAVELGLVDVDRRVRADLTTSMIQSIVDDAEEHDATARELERFYEANREFFASAGRLHVRQVFFRRGAATGPGGASADDGASPDARAARAAERLAAGEPFERVRDELGDAEISPLPDVLLPPLKLREYVGPTALRAAMELAPGGVSAPVRSGTGVHVLVLVEREDAHVPPFDEIEEQVRAEWRRRRGDDALRAYLDGLREDVDVIARDVEDDATWLELAHGSSGGTGR